One Fusarium falciforme chromosome 1, complete sequence genomic window carries:
- a CDS encoding Cx9C motif-containing protein 4, mitochondrial: MAPKDDVEAKPACHPRAIDCLTRNGYNEDKCQTVIRQLYECCEIFYERYGEEASTVSCPKPYLLKLKMKQLREEGK, translated from the exons ATG GCTCCCAAAGACGACGTTGAGGCTAAGCCTGCCTGTCATCCTCGCGCA ATAGACTGCCTCACACGCAATGGTTATAACGAGGACAAATGCCAAACCGTCATCAGGCAGCTCTACGAGTGCTGCGAAATCTTCTACGAAAGATATGGCGAAGAAGCCTCAACCGTGAGCTGTCCAAAGCCATAtctgctcaagctcaagatgaAGCAACTCCGGGAGGAAGGAAAGTGA
- a CDS encoding Adenylyl-sulfate kinase: MATNITWHPSLSRRERNQFRGQRGLTIWLTGLSASGKSTVATALEQHLLHLGVAAYRLDGDNVRFGLNKDLGFSEADRNENIRRISEVAKLFADASTIAITSFISPYKADRQVARELHAQATQGGDEAIPFVEVYVDVPLEIAEQRDPKGLYKKARAGEIKEFTGISAPYEAPENAEITIKTHEKSVEECVAQIVDWLNEKGYLTKH, from the exons ATGGCTAC CAACATCACCTGGCACCCTTCCCTCTCCCGCCGTGAGCGCAACCAGTTCCGCGGCCAGCGAGGTCTCACCATCTGGCTGACCGGTCTCTCTGCCTCGGGCAAGTCGACCGTCGCCACTGCTCTTGAGcagcacctcctccacctgGGCGTCGCCGCCTACCGTCTCGACGGCGACAACGTCCGCTTCGGCCTCAACAAGGACCTTGGCTTCTCCGAGGCCGACCGCAACGAGAACATCCGGCGCATCTCCGAGGTCGCTAAGCTCTTCGCTGACGCCtccaccatcgccatcacctccttcatctcccccTACAAGGCCGATCGCCAGGTCGCCCGTGAGCTGCACGCCCAGGCCACCCAGGGcggcgacgaggccatcCCCTTTGTCGAGGTCTACGTCGACGTGCCTCTCGAGATCGCTGAGCAGCGTGACCCCAAGGGTCTCTACAAGAAGGCCCGCGCCGGTGAGATCAAGGAGTTTACTGGCATCTCTGCCCCTTACGAGGCCCCCGAGAACGCCGAGATCACCATCAAGACCCACGAGAAGTCGGTCGAGGAGTGTGTCGCCCAGATTGTTGACTGGCTCAACGAGAAGGGCTACCTCACCAAGCACTAG
- a CDS encoding uncharacterized protein (Expressed protein), whose translation MASTAPAAATTPTSPPAPSGPQPTTTNASSAPPSTTTAAVSPSIRSLKDGTRMFDIRMNPYHLKYTSLPPETNPQVIPAQLPMPTLTPNAGLSPYHDGRIRNPVPSKLKGKTDGRQGNFSVMQIDVPRPEMTERDLAAKRTSEGTAAAARLANSQGYRHPKRARPNVIAPAPPVRFRPYPTPVLPAPPRPIPQPPPLAPAVPIEKAPVEKAPADKAPAERTPASNPPTQATSPSIQEISPPPQAQEIDPRPTGPSELSPHDTKTEQARLLTLLRSLHPILVVDQLCKALAYFGGIPGAPPPADGVFPQSAGTNGPGSLFVAWVSEIFPHLDNVDKVAVTQTPPAIPPVGAPGAASIANSSAADAAPVTVKRSRGRPKGSKSSKVRKDKGIKKKVVTGWETTQTNDATATQSTPAGQEPEASQPSATGDQGQAATTAVTQANSNSTVQPTTPHARKKRGRPKGSKNKPKHQPGTQDGGAGPSNATAANPIVDSPLAHKTASNQQDANPSANVGNTGAGLNGMTTNSAQPEPNGSVLVHEPTVASDADNNVDRPPLPTPISTQNTPTVASRKRKPSQQTPQTSIQAIATPNSLQVPDVVSRSGNSPQTQNTKRRRVSEEMGQNVVLSGTESHSTGAEASASPTIVPNGQSSSASSSFDSRGQISQLGGGVNHRSQQLLPHQRQQLQQQQQQQQQHQNLNIHQFDQNQQPPQPQQSPDMGSEQPNQTQQMAPAAVNRSRNRLPGTQTHMSNMAAQAVYKQHYQQRQQQQQQQQQQRQMANHFGQATGAPFSRTMGSSSPTQFQQQQHPTNAALGYSGRPSLSQHQHPQQQQPHQQHPQTQPDESPGAPNMAQFQDFNGQSYLDMDYSMNAGTAVGFDSHTQLEAALAEPDMRDRIYHAIGR comes from the exons atggcctcgaCGGCGC CAGCCGCCGCGACGACCCCGACGAGTCCTCCAGCGCCCAGTGGTCCTCAGCCCACGACGACTAATGCCTCCTCTGCTCCGCCGTCAACCACCACGGCAGCGGTGTCGCCGTCGATACGCAGCCTAAAAGACGGCACGCGAATGTTCGATATTCGAATGAATCCATATCATCTCAAATATACCTCCCTGCCACCAGAAACGAACCCCCAGGTCATACCAGCGCAACTTCCCATGCCTACTCTCACCCCAAATGCCGGACTTAGTCCATATCATGATGGGCGCATCAGGAACCCAGTCCCAagcaagctcaagggcaaAACCGACGGACGACAAGGAAACTTTAGTGTCATGCAGATCGACGTTCCGCGGCCAGAGATGACGGAGCGAGACCTTGCTGCGAAGCGCACAAGCGAGGGaaccgccgccgctgcccgACTTGCGAACAGCCAGGGATACCGCCACCCCAAGAGAGCTCGACCGAATGTTATTGCACCGGCGCCTCCCGTCCGATTCCGTCCTTATCCTACTCCTGTACTTCCAgcgcctcctcggccgaTTCCTCAACCACCTCCGCTTGCTCCAGCCGTACCTATTGAAAAGGCGCCAGTCGAGAAAGCACCGGCAGACAAGGCGCCAGCAGAAAGGACACCTGCTTCAAATCCTCCTACACAGGCCACGAGCCCCTCTATCCAGGAGATCAGCCCTCCTCCACAGGCACAGGAAATCGACCCTCGACCTACAGGTCCTTCTGAGCTATCTCCACACGATACCAAGACTGAACAGGCTCGTCTCCTCACGCTTCTAAGAAGCCTTCATCCTATCTTGGTTGTGGATCAGCTGTGTAAAGCCTTGGCTTACTTTGGTGGTATTCCAGGCGCGCCTCCTCCCGCGGACGGCGTCTTCCCACAAAGCGCTGGAACAAATGGGCCAGGCTCCTTGTTTGTTGCCTGGGTTTCTGAGATCTTCCCACACCTAGACAATGTCGACAAAGTTGCTGTAACCCAAACTCCGCCCGCTATCCCCCCAGTCGGTGCCCCAGGGGCAGCGTCTATCGCAAACTCTTCTGCCGCAGACGCCGCTCCCGTCACGGTTAAGCGCTCCAGGGGGCGGCCAAAGGGTAGCAAGAGTAGCAAGGTCCGGAAGGACAAGgggatcaagaagaaggttgtTACTGGCTGGGAAACTACCCAGACGAACGACGCCACGGCTACGCAGTCGACGCCAGCGGGGCAAGAACCAGAAGCATCTCAGCCGTCCGCCACGGGTGACCAGGGACAAGCGGCAACAACAGCGGTCACACAGGCAAATTCCAACTCAACAGTGCAACCCACGACACCTCATGCCAGAAAGAAACGAGGGCGCCCAAAGGGATCCAAGAACAAACCCAAGCATCAGCCGGGAACACAGGATGGTGGCGCCGGTCCCTCGAATGCCACGGCTGCGAACCCTATAGTTGATTCCCCTCTTGCTCACAAAACAGCATCAAACCAACAAGATGCGAACCCATCCGCCAATGTGGGAAACACGGGTGCAGGCCTAAACGGCATGACGACCAACTCTGCGCAACCAGAGCCCAATGGTTCGGTTCTTGTTCACGAGCCTACCGTGGCATCAGATGCAGACAACAATGTCGACCGACCACCACTACCAACTCCAATCAGTACCCAAAACACTCCCACTGTTGCTTCCAGGAAGCGAAAGCCTTCACAACAAACCCCTCAAACGAGTATACAGGCCATTGCTACGCCAAATAGTCTTCAGGTTCCTGATGTCGTGTCCCGGTCAGGAAACTCGCCTCAAACACAAAACACAAAGCGTCGCCGAGTCTCTGAAGAGATGGGGCAGAATGTGGTCTTGAGCGGAACCGAGTCTCACTCAACCGGCGCGGAGGCGTCAGCCTCGCCGACCATCGTACCCAACGGGCAGTCTTCGTCTGCCTCGAGCAGTTTCGACTCTCGGGGGCAGATCAGCCAGCTTGGAGGTGGCGTAAACCATCGATCACAACAGCTTCTGCCTCATCAGCGTCAGCagttgcagcagcagcagcagcaacaacaacaacatcagaACCTGAATATTCATCAGTTCGACCAAAATCAACAACCACCGCAACCACAACAATCTCCAGATATGGGCTCGGAACAGCCCAATCAGACCCAGCAAATGGCTCCTGCTGCTGTCAACAGGTCGCGGAATCGTCTGCCCGGAACACAAACTCACATGTCTAACATGGCCGCCCAGGCTGTGTACAAGCAGCATTACCAACaaagacagcagcagcagcagcagcagcagcagcaacggcaGATGGCCAATCACTTTGGCCAAGCTACTGGCGCACCCTTCTCGCGCACTATGGGGTCAAGCTCTCCCACACAGttccaacagcagcaacacccGACAAACGCAGCTCTCGGCTACAGCGGTCGGCCATCTctctctcaacaccaacacccccagcaacagcagccacatcaacaacatccgCAGACTCAGCCCGATGAGTCCCCAGGCGCGCCAAACATGGCGCAGTTCCAGGACTTTAACGGCCAGAGCTACCTCGACATGGACTATTCCATGAACGCCGGCACAGCTGTTGGGTTTGATAGCCATACccagctcgaggctgcaCTCGCTGAGCCCGACATGCGCGACCGGATATACCACGCCATTGGCAGGTAG
- a CDS encoding VPS37 C-terminal domain-containing protein: MASFTPELQGATPPVLPPKPGSHETSRIATPTSIAGPAPFEPGSNRVSSSVNDAPASIPDPGDQWLPQILQDKSKQDLAEILANPTLLNALAHSPDSIHPSLLASHQALSSALNENIELAGQLTDMEARLAHQRASTQAQLLATHALERQWRQKQSDMDHALAPFSPAALYQQLGQGVQEQALVCQAMEESFLEGEGEGAPATEREVTDWVRRYREAKVQSYLRQERKQRWDEGRVGGWR; this comes from the exons ATGGCAAGCTTCACACCCGAGCTCCAAGGAGCAACCCCTCCAGTCCTGCCCCCGAAACCGGGCAGCCATGAGACCAGTCGCATCGCGACACCGACGTCGATAGCCGGTCCTGCACCTTTCGAACCGGGCAGTAACCGCGTGTCGAGCTCTGTGAATGATGCTCCGGCGTCGATACCGGACCCGGGCGACCAATGGCTTCCTCAGATCCTCCAGGATAAGTC AAAACAAGATCTAGCTGAGATACTCGCCAACCCGACACTTCTGAACGCCCTCGCCCATTCACCCGATTCCATCCACCCATCCCTCCTAGCTTCCCACCAAGCGCTCTCATCAGCGCTCAACGAGAACATAGAACTAGCCGGCCAGCTCACTGATATGGAGGCCCGGCTAGCACATCAGCGCGCGTCCACGCAGGCACAGTTGCTTGCGACACACGCGCTAGAGAGACAGTGGCGGCAGAAGCAGTCAGACATGGACCACGCGCTGGCGCCCTTTTCGCCAGCGGCGCTGTACCAGCAGCTCGGACAGGGGGTGCAGGAGCAGGCGCTCGTGTGCCAGGCCATGGAGGAGAGCTTCCTCGAGGGCGAAGGGGAGGGGGCGCCGGCCACAGAGAGGGAGGTTACGGACTGGGTGAGGAGGTACAGGGAAGCCAAGGTGCAGTCTTATCTGCGGCAGGAGAGGAAACAGAGATGGGACGAGGGACGGGTtggaggatggcgatga
- a CDS encoding F-box domain-containing protein, producing the protein MANPPPHAMAMDPPHITEFASERYFEKLNQLNAQQQHQHHHHVPPTHDSLDASTSAAQPSRFILPLRDSRAAEVEAIQPNQRRDNKSRFHKLRHKVSILHSKSTHAGSYASPFAPRSSVESPQKSAGFDQLFLALPNELQIQIISSLPLTDVLNLRLASKSWHTLITLNETTIARYHLEHHIPAYASRLYPVTDVNEINFHHLCGIWHRLHVAAKLAFLICEWVTKDIFLRQTEAQRLAFAPQHERMRRRLIPLLFTIFHFFETYRKLHLERLAENGGQGMKLEPYTINPIEAEIMSMYDDKTLLRVHEVFPLVISSFCRRLRPPTYVGRVERSLRGYIREKPSDEIHAAILCIGGLRQVERLWEIKGYNSRRGAVDTWVNGLVKEQPRSEGGSKGKRGLFGRKKSLSHDARSSGSGLNRVRSSGSMDDAMDIDVNYIFNTSLAAGAPMSPLSSEQAQAMLSDLPVLQQIWLPTAEAIILQRRVVDRPQDIKRNQQVMLDLIQEDGMDDEDEWWYGRSIPDSVRPPMGVTDDDAD; encoded by the exons atggccaaccCTCCACCGCATGCCATGGCGATGGACCCGCCTCACATAACCGAGTTTGCTTCGGAGCGATATTTCGAGAAGCTTAACCAGCTCAACGctcagcaacaacaccaacatcatcatcatgtacCCCCGACTCACGACTCTCTCGACGCCTCGACCTCTGCCGCGCAGCCCTCAAGATTCATCCTCCCTCTGCGAGATTCAAGAGCTGCCGAAGTCGAGGCTATCCAACCAAACCAGAGACGCGACAACAAGAGTCGATTTCACAAACTCCGGCATAAGGTTTCGATCCTGCATTCCAAATCCACACATGCTGGGTCTTATGCATCCCCCTTCGCTCCTCGTTCCTCGGTCGAATCGCCACAAAAGAG TGCCGGCTTTGATCAGCTCTTTCTCGCATTACCAAACGAGTTGCAGATTCAAATCATATCCTCTCTTCCCTTGACCGATGTACTTAACCTCCGACTTGCCTCTAAATCCTGGCATACTCTCATCACCCTCAACGAAACCACCATCGCCCGATACCACCTCGAACACCACATCCCCGCCTACGCATCTCGCCTCTACCCCGTGACTGATGTCAACGAAATCAACTTTCACCATTTGTGCGGCATCTGGCATCGACTACATGTTGCCGCCAAGCTTGCCTTCCTCATTTGCGAATGGGTCACCAAAGATATCTTCCTCCGTCAAACCGAAGCTCAACGACTCGCCTTTGCTCCCCAGCATGAGCGCATGCGCCGACGATTGATACCCCTACTATTTACCATTTTCCACTTTTTCGAAACCTACCGAAAACTGCACCTGGAGCGCCTGGCTGAGAACGGCGGCCAGGGAATGAAGCTGGAACCCTACACCATCAACCCCATCGAGGCCGAAATCATGAGCATGTACGACGACAAGACGCTATTACGGGTCCACGAAGTATTTCCGCTGGTTATTTCCTCGTTTTGCCGACGACTACGACCTCCGACGTACGTGGGAAGGGTCGAGCGATCACTACGTGGTTACATCCGAGAGAAGCCGTCTGATGAAATTCACGCCGCTATATTATGTATTGGTGGACTACGACAAGTGGAGAGGCTCTGGGAGATCAAGGGATACAATTCACGCCGTGGCGCCGTCGACACATGGGTTAACGGTCTAGTCAAGGAGCAGCCCCGATCAGAAGGCGGATCAAAGGGGAAACGAGGGTTGTTTGGGCGCAAGAAGTCTTTGAGTCACGACGCTCGATCTTCGGGTAGTGGCCTAAATAGGGTCCGCAGCTCCGGTTCGATGGACGACGCCATGGACATCGACGTCAACTACATCTTCAACACAAGCCTTGCCGCCGGCGCCCCCATGTCACCCCTCAGCTCAGAGCAGGCGCAGGCTATGCTCAGCGACTTGCCAGTGCTACAACAAATATGGCTTCCGACGGCTgaggccatcatcctccaaCGACGGGTTGTCGACCGACCACAGGACATCAAGCGCAACCAGCAGGTGATGCTTGATTTGATCCAAGAGGACGGAatggacgacgaggacgaatgGTGGTACGGCCGCAGCATCCCCGATTCCGTGCGGCCTCCCATGGGTGTAACcgatgacgatgccgacTAG
- a CDS encoding Ubiquitin-like domain-containing protein, with amino-acid sequence MSGENENGTPGGERAEAPANTEHLNIKVTDNNNEVFFKIKRTTKLEKLMGAFCERQGKALSSVRFLFDGTRVQPTDTPDALEMQDGDTLEVHQEQVGGCSL; translated from the exons ATGTCTGGCGAGAATGAGAACGGCACCCCAGGCGGCGAGCGGGCCGAGGCCCCCGCCAACACGGAGCACCTCAACATCAAGGTCaccgacaacaacaacgaggtcttcttcaagatcaagcgcaccaccaagctcgagaagctcatgGGCGCCTTTTGCGAGCGACAGGGCAAGGCCCTCAGCTCGGTGCGGTTCCTCTTTGACGGCACGCGTGTCCAGCCCACAGATACCCCCGACGCG CTTGAGATGCAAGACGGCGACACGCTCGAGGTGCACCAGGAGCAGGTGGGCGGATGTTCACTGTAG
- a CDS encoding V-type proton ATPase subunit C, whose product MSTKYALLSLPLGVFDSSDREEAISSLRGTISSDNGSVLPFSIPDFKIGTLDALVQQADDLAKLEASCQAVVAKVGDSLKNVLEGDEDRIAQYKMVNDKPTDQYLSTFSWNRIRYRADKSLGELISTLQKELATVDNDVKTKFNQYNSVKTNLATLQRRQTGNLSTKSLTPIVDPSLLIQDSEYIETHLIVVPANSKKDFIKSYETLAPMVVPRSSVQVAQDEEFVLFAVATFKKHSAEFLAKCREQKWTPRQYKHVQGGREEEQRELDRVTNEERKVCGEALRMGRTGWSESVMIWVHVLTLRVFVEAVLRYGLPLDYVTALVKTTTKLAPKVKTALDSNYSYLGGNAFGRDKRGKITKDDAALSSEMAAAGFQTGEGHEYTAYVYYEVEFP is encoded by the exons ATGTCGACAAAGTACGCGCTCTTGTCGCTTCCCCTCGGCGTCTTCGACTCCAGCGACAGAGAGGAAGCCATTTCGTCCCTGCGCGGCACCATCTCCTCCGACAATGGCTCCGTTCTGCCGTTCAGCATCCCCGACTTCAAGATCGGTACCCTCGACGCTCTCGTCCAGCAGGCGGATGACTTGGCCAAGCTCGAGGCTTCGTGCCAAGCTGTCGTGGCCAAGGTTGGCGACTCACTAAAGAACGTCCTCGAGGGTGACGAAGACCGCATCGCCCAGTACAAGATGGTCAACGATA AGCCCACCGACCAGTATCTCAGCACTTTTAGTTGGAATAGGATCCGATACCGAGCTGACAAGTCCCTGGGCGAGCTCATTAGCACCCTCCAGAAG GAGCTTGCGACCGTTGACAACGACGTGAAAACAAAGTTCAATCAGTACAACTCTGTCAAGACAAATCTCGCGACCCTGCAGCGCCGCCAGAC TGGTAACCTGTCTACTAAGTCCTTGACCCCCATCGTCGACCCGTCTCTCCTCATTCAGGATTCCGAGTACATCGAGACGCACCTCATCGTCGTGCCGGCCAACTCGAAGAAGGACTTCATCAAGAGTTACGAAACACTAGCCCCCATGGTGGTCCCTCGATCGTCGGTTCAAGTCGCCCAGGACGAGGAATTCGTCCTGTTTGCCGTCGCAACTTTCAAGAAGCACAGCGCCGAGTTCCTGGCAAAGTGTCGAGAGCAGAAGTGGACGCCACGCCAGTACAAGCACGTTCAGGGCGGCCGAGAAGAGGAGCAGCGAGAACTTGACCGAGTCACCAACGAGGAGCGCAAGGTGTGCGGAGAGGCTTTGCGCATGGGACGCACGGGATGGAGCGAGAGCGTCATGATCTGGGTTCACGTCCTGACATTGCGCGTCTTTGTCGAGGCTGTTCTCCGCTATGGACTTCCCCTGGATTACGTGACCGCCCTGGTCAAG ACGACAACCAAGCTTGCGCCCAAGGTCAAGACGGCTCTGGACTCCAACTACTCATACCTTGGAGGTAACGCATTCGGCAGGGACAAGCGTGGTAAGATCACCAAGGACGACGCTGCGTTGAGCTCGGAGATGGCAGCGGCGGGATTCCAGACCGGAGAGGGCCACGAGTACACGGCGTATGTCTACTACGAAGTCGAGTTTCCTTGA
- a CDS encoding Nuclear pore complex protein: MEPTRDITMDAPEIERILSYEAGPEVEEFANALDDCLAPPLEPADRRERILDLPRRYYESALRRLAQVRPRMVRDGAQDDVDMDADEVDAATSNPASAELIKRLEREAQTWDLLRRLLPLRYSSSDANQMDFDQSTKTPRKDLLRDFLATDPSARERQAVIQWLQTNAASGPDIDELARELQQNADRGDIIAHGWLHTRSSIKLRKSVTAWPHLLDRQSPAVATSFLNADGSPLVTQLDPDAATRQGRKLEPQDEYFERAIWLGCFEHLRRGSNLETIREWCQERTEMWRAISTSAVLLSTDDNQQLPITNPASLALWRRMCFSLARSGGCDDYERAVYGVLSGDIASVEKVALTWDDFLFANYNALLRTQLDTYVLGLCPASVAAGMTQSFPSFDAVQYHGDPETVDKRLIRSLESNPQIRDEAHEPSKALQASLISKEIGNYLYEQGLVISSSADHHESKLYRSEPNGLDLNKDRFFQTTQHYGLRIVAHVYLLITLLDKLSSRDDSLAPLSSPPDCRRSQENLIAGYAHYLRLAQLQELIPLYCSILEEPRSYEVLSYNLIPEKDTKQRLMQLRLIKKAGIDVFKFVKTQAWLMYDDLGPPKSTFPAKESFSIIAPGPPTSRRGRPIKPDFFGEDETQIEATHENLIRSIEWLLLVQETWPNVFSMGTKVYKYFLRNLHLNAARQLMRRVSFADVLQAATEDDSTEAGWFEDTPEFWAKHLDRRGILDVTPDQVASDARKFRELEALVRALDSLETVASFSELTNDRESVKSREFWASIGEEVKNSKEMMQPLLNNWLLVGIEEGDEELRDLRKAYLPETILAYISSLHFAGTGLSRDNLLECMELAAIIAERSSDLSTSFMDAGRMKELVEAFAAVSKALAISTGEKRATGASSKKLREMGWSRDLWSVKH; encoded by the exons ATGGAACCCACTCGAGACATCACCATGGACGCACCAGAGATCGAGAGAATCCTATCCTACGAGGCTGGACCCGAAGTTGAAGAGTTCGCCAACGCCCTCGATGACTGCCTCGCTCCTCCTCTCGAACCCGCGGACAGACGAGAACGAATCCTTGACCTCCCACGACGATACTATGAGAGTGCATTGCGGCGACTGGCACAAGTACGGCCGCGCATGGTGCGCGATGGCGCCCAGGACGATGTTGACATGGACGCGGATGAAGTCGATGCTGCCACCAGCAATCCCGCCTCAGCAGAGCTGATCAAGCGCCTCGAACGGGAGGCACAGACCTGGGACCTTTTGCGCCGGCTGCTTCCGCTGAGATATTCAAGTTCTGATGCGAATCAGATGGATTTCGACCAGAGCACCAAGACCCCACGAAAGGACCTGCTCCGTGATTTTCTGGCCACAGATCCGTCAGCACGAGAACGACAAGCAGTTATACAATGGCTCCAGACTAACGCTGCTTCTGGTCCCGATATCGATGAGCTTGCTCGCGAACTTCAACAGAACGCCGATAGAGGTGATATCATCGCTCACGGCTGGCTTCACACACGATCTTCTATCAAGCTCAGAAAAAGCGTCACTGCCTGGCCGCATCTGCTCGATCGTCAGTCGCCAGCCGTTGCGACATCGTTCCTCAATGCGGATGGTTCACCCCTCGTCACGCAGCTTGATCCTGATGCTGCGACTCGCCAAGGACGGAAACTTGAGCCACAGGACGAATACTTTGAGCGTGCCATCTGGCTCGGCTGTTTTGAGCACCTCCGCCGTGGATCTAACCTCGAGACTATTCGCGAGTGGTGTCAGGAGAGGACAGAGATGTGGCGGGCTATCTCTACCTCTGCCGTTCTCCTATCTACCGATGATAACCAGCAGTTACCTATTACCAACCCAGCATCTTTAGCTCTGTGGCGACGCATGTGCTTCAGCTTGGCTCGATCAGGCGGCTGTGACGACTATGAGCGTGCAGTATATGGTGTTCTCTCTGGAGATATTGCCAGCGTGGAAAAGGTGGCACTCACTTGGGACGACTTCCTCTTTGCCAACTACAACGCCTTGCTACGCACCCAGTTGGACACGTACGTGCTTGGTCTATGCCCGGCCAGCGTGGCTGCAGGTATGACGCAATCATTCCCTTCGTTTGACGCTGTTCAGTACCACGGTGATCCGGAAACCGTCGACAAGCGCCTCATTCGCTCTCTCGAGTCCAACCCGCAGATCCGTGACGAAGCACACGAACCCAGCAAAGCGCTTCAAGCATCCCTGATTTCCAAGGAGATTGGAAACTACCTGTATGAGCAGGGACTGGTTATCTCGTCCAGCGCAGACCACCATGAGTCGAAGCTTTACCGTTCAGAGCCCAATGGCCTTGACTTGAACAAGGACAGGTTCTTCCAGACAACCCAGCACTATGGACTGCGCATTGTAGCGCACGTCTATCTTCTCATCACTCTGCTCGATAAGCTGAGCTCCAGGGATGACTCTCTGGCTCCCCTGTCTTCACCCCCAGACTGCAGACGCTCTCAGGAAAATCTCATCGCAGGCTATGCCCACTACTTGCGCCTGGCTCAGCTGCAAGAATTAATACCCCTTTACTGCTCGATTCTCGAGGAGCCTCGGTCTTACGAGGTGCTCAGTTACAACCTCATCCCCGAAAAGGACACCAAGCAGCGTCTGATGCAGCTCCGGCTCATCAAGAAGGCAGGCATTGACGTGTTCAAGTTTGTCAAGACGCAAGCATGGCTCATGTATGACGATCTTGGCCCACCCAAGAGCACGTTCCCTGCCAAGGAGTCCTTCAGCATTATTGCTCCTGGACCGCCAACTTCGCGACGAGGCCGACCTATCAAGCCGGACTTTTTCGGTGAGGATGAGACCCAGATCGAGGCGACACACGAGAATTTAATTCGCTCCATCGAATGGCTTCTGCTGGTCCAAGAGACGTGGCCCAATGTGTTCTCCATGGGAACCAAGGTCTACAAGTACTTTTTGC GCAATCTTCACCTCAACGCTGCTCGCCAATTGATGAGGAGAGTATCTTTTGCTGATGTCTTGCAAGCCGCCACTGAAGATGATAGCACGGAAGCAGGCTGGTTTGAGGACACCCCCGAGTTCTGGGCTAAGCATCTGGACCGGAGAGGTATTCTTGATGTGACCCCTGATCAAGTGGCTTCAGATGCCCGAAAGTTTAGAGAGCTGGAGGCTCTGGTACGAGCTCTTGATAGCCTGGAAACGGTCGCCTCTTTCTCTGAGCTCACGAATGA CAGGGAGAGTGTCAAGTCTCGTGAGTTCTGGGCTTCGATTGGGGAGGAAGTCAAGAATTCAAAGGAGATGATGCAGCCACTTCTCAACAACTGGCTCCTGGTGGGCATCGAGG AAGGTGATGAGGAACTCCGGGACCTCCGCAAGGCCTATCTCCCCGAGACGATCCTGGCCTATATCAGCTCGCTGCACTTTGCAGGCACCGGCTTGTCGCGAGACAACCTGCTAGAGTGTATGGAGCTGGCTGCCATCATTGCAGAGCGCAGCTCTGATCTGTCGACAAGCTTCATGGATGCAGGACGTATGAAGGAACTGGTCGAGGCTTTTGCGGCAGTCAGCAAGGCGTTGGCCATCAGCACCGGGGAGAAGAGGGCCACTGGCGCGAGCAGCAAGAAGCTGCGCGAGATGGGATGGTCACGGGATCTGTGGTCGGTGAAGCATTGA